A stretch of the Channa argus isolate prfri chromosome 9, Channa argus male v1.0, whole genome shotgun sequence genome encodes the following:
- the LOC137133309 gene encoding beta-galactoside-binding lectin-like, which translates to MTTLLIENTSFNTGQNLTLVGVPKSNAAQFEVNIGPNKKDIALQINPRFKFQDDENIVVCNSYQGGHWGSEHLEKSFPFGRGEEFMIIIEFRSEFVVTLPDASKIRFPNRIGAEQYSVITVNGDVRITKFKIE; encoded by the exons ATGACA ACTTTGCTGATAGAGAACACGTCCTTCAACACCGGGCAAAACCTGACTCTTGTTGGGGTTCCCAAGTCCAATGCCGCACA GTTTGAAGTGAATATTGGCCCCAACAAGAAGGACATTGCTCTGCAGATTAACCCTCGCTTTAAGTTCCAGGACGATGAAAATATAGTAGTCTGCAACTCTTACCAAGGAGGCCACTGGGGTTCTGAGCATCTTGAGAAATCCTTTCCATTtggcagaggagaggagttcATG ATCATCATTGAATTCCGCTCTGAGTTTGTGGTGACTTTACCCGATGCCTCTAAGATTAGGTTCCCAAACCGCATAGGTGCGGAGCAGTACTCAGTCATCACTGTGAATGGGGACGTTCGCATCACAAAGTTTAAGATTGAGTAA
- the LOC137133310 gene encoding beta-galactoside-binding lectin-like — translation MRNMMLKTTFRTGQTLTIAGIPGLKASHFAVNIGPDEQDVALHVNPRFNHYRDYKRVVFNSCQGGSWGYEIRDGEFPFFHGVEFKIVIKFTGKEFVVSFFDGSNVVFPNRIGLEEYSHITVDGDVCITSFAIV, via the exons ATGAGA AATATGATGCTAAAGACCACCTTCAGGACTGGCCAGACCCTGACCATTGCTGGGATCCCCGGTCTTAAAGCTTCACA TTTTGCAGTGAATATTGGCCCTGATGAGCAGGATGTTGCGCTGCATGTCAACCCTCGTTTTAACCACTATAGGGACTACAAAAGAGTGGTTTTCAACTCTTGCCAGGGAGGCAGTTGGGGATATGAGATACGTGATGGAGAATTTCCTTTCTTCCATGGAGTTGAGTTCAAG ATCGTCATCAAGTTCACTGGCAAAGAGTTTGTTGTGAGTTTTTTCGATGGCTCCAACGTTGTCTTCCCCAACCGCATAGGTTTGGAGGAGTATTCGCACATCACTGTTGATGGGGATGTTTGCATTACAAGCTTTGCCATTGTGTAA
- the LOC137133311 gene encoding beta-galactoside-binding lectin-like, which translates to MTTLLIENTSFKTGQNLTLVGVPKPNATQFKVNIGPNKQDIALQINPRFKVQDDENVVVCNSYQGGDWGSEHVEKSFPFGRGEEFMIIIEFRSEFAVTLPDASKIRFPNRIGAEQYSVITVNGDVRITKFKIE; encoded by the exons ATGACA ACTTTGCTGATAGAGAACACGTCCTTCAAGACCGGGCAAAACCTGACTCTTGTTGGGGTCCCCAAGCCCAATGCCACACA GTTTAAAGTGAATATTGGCCCCAACAAGCAGGACATTGCTCTGCAGATTAACCCTCGTTTTAAGGTCCAGGACGATGAAAATGTAGTAGTCTGCAACTCTTACCAAGGAGGCGACTGGGGTTCTGAGCATGTTGAGAAATCCTTTCCATTtggcagaggagaggagttcATG ATCATCATTGAATTCCGCTCTGAGTTTGCGGTGACTTTACCCGATGCCTCTAAGATTAGGTTCCCAAACCGCATAGGTGCGGAGCAGTACTCAGTCATCACTGTGAATGGGGACGTTCGCATCACAAAGTTTAAGATTGAGTAA